The nucleotide window ACCTCGACACTCAGCTCAGGCATAGAGCTCCCCCCTCTTCCTCCTGACGAGGAGGTAAGTGAAGAAGGGTGCCCCAAAGAGTGCCGTAATTATCCCTACGGGGACTTCTGCCGGGGCTATCACCACCCTCGATATCAGGTCAGAGAGAACCATGAGAACACCACCAAAGAGGGCGGCCGCCGGAAGGAGCCGCCTATGATTGGGCCCCACGATGAGCCTCATAACGTGAGGACTCACGAGGCCCACGAACCCTATTATCCCGCTGTTTGCGACGGCCACCCCCGTGAGGAGGGATATCGCCGCTATCACCAGCTTCCTGTATAGGTTAACATCGAGGCCGAGGGCCACGCTCTCCTCTCCCAGGAGAAGGAGGTTGAGCTCCCTCCAGCTAAACATGAGAAGGGAGAAGCCCACTAGAACGGCACCAATCATGACGGCGAGCTTCCCCCAGTCGGCCAGGCTGAAGGTCCCCATGAGCCAGAGTATCCCAGCGTGAATCTCTTCCCTGTTCACGTAGAGGATGTAGGAGGTTAAGGCGTGAGAGAAGAATCCAAGAGCTATTCCTGCTAGGAGTAAGACGTCCACGGGAACGTGCCCATCCACCTTTGCCAGACCATAGACGATGTAAACAGCCAAGAGGGCACCTACCAGAGCAGCTAAGCCCACGTACTTCGGGGCGTAAACCATGGCAAGGGCCGCCCCAACCGAGGCCCCGCCGCTTATGCCGAGGATATATGGGTCGGCGAGCGGATTCTTAAAGAGAGCCTGCGAGGCCGTGCCGGCCGATGCCAAGGAGAAGCCCACGATATAGGCAAGTAGAACCCTCGGCAACCGTATCTTGAGGATTATGTAGGCGTTTGAGCCCACGTTCCCTCCCCGAAGGCACTCGGAGACCATGGAGGGGCTCAGAGATGAGAAAACCTCGGAAAGGGGTATCCTGACTGAGCCAAGTGAGAGGGCAATAATGAGAGAGGCTATGGATAGCAGGATGAGCGTCGTTGTGACCCTGACCTTCATGCTGGACAAATCATCCATGAGCTTAAAAGGGTTTTCCACGACTAGGGAACAGTTATTAAATGACCCCGCCCCAATCTTTATGGTGGTTCTGGTGATACTGAGGGGCAAGATCGTGGCGGGCAAGGTGCCCCGCTTCAAGCACCGGTGGTTTGGAATCCTTGATGTAGACGTTGGCGGCGAGATATACAGGCTCTACATGAGCGGGATTGCCCAGTGGCTTGTGGAAGGGGACGAAGTCGAGATACACATTAAGAACCCGCCTAGGACCGTTGACGGAGTTAGGCTCCTCGACTTCGATGATTATGAGCTTTACAAGTTCTACAAGGGAGAGAAGGTCAAGGTCTGGCCCCTCTGGGTCAAAACGTATAAGGCCAAACGCTTCTCCCCATTGACGGGCGAACTCCTCTACACCTACGAGATAAGGGCAAGGGAGGCGACGTACGAGAGTGACTTTGAGGCGATAGCGGAGCTGGAACAGTATCACTACGCCAGCCAGAAGGAGAAGGTCGCCCTCTGGCGG belongs to Pyrococcus yayanosii CH1 and includes:
- a CDS encoding FecCD family ABC transporter permease: MKVRVTTTLILLSIASLIIALSLGSVRIPLSEVFSSLSPSMVSECLRGGNVGSNAYIILKIRLPRVLLAYIVGFSLASAGTASQALFKNPLADPYILGISGGASVGAALAMVYAPKYVGLAALVGALLAVYIVYGLAKVDGHVPVDVLLLAGIALGFFSHALTSYILYVNREEIHAGILWLMGTFSLADWGKLAVMIGAVLVGFSLLMFSWRELNLLLLGEESVALGLDVNLYRKLVIAAISLLTGVAVANSGIIGFVGLVSPHVMRLIVGPNHRRLLPAAALFGGVLMVLSDLISRVVIAPAEVPVGIITALFGAPFFTYLLVRRKRGELYA